The segment tcaacaaattagtattcttgattttcgtcttattttggcctctaaaatctctcattaaaatttttcgcagggctggccgaacaccttgtatactatTTTTTATGTacgtaaaaaatagtaaaataaaaGCAAATATTTCTGACGAGCTCTTTTTGCAAGAAATATCTTTGAATATTTTGTTTTCGTTCTGTATTCGATTGATGATAGCATAGAATTGTGAATACGTTAATAATAGatacaaataaaatgaaaaagatcGATCTAACATGTATATGGTCAATTGTCACTTGAAATAAAATTCCTGTATGGCAGGGTATATGTGGGCAGCATCAGTTTCGAATTGAAAGAGGACACGATCAGGCAGGCTTTCCTGCCTTTTGGTCCTATAAAATCGATCAACATGTCGTGGGATCCTGTTACCCAGAAGCACAAAGGATTTGCATTCGTCGAATACGAGATACCTGAAGCAGCGCAACTTGCTTTGGAACAGATGAATGGTGTCATGATTGGTGGACGTAACATCAAGGTAGCGGGACGTACCTATATAACGAATTTCCTGTCCCCCAGCAATCCTATCATCCCGCCGGAGGTcggcaaatttttattttagtctTATCAAATTCCTTTTGATTGAACTGCATCATATTTACAGAATGCACTTCGATCAAAAacttaattaaatttcttcttAACGATCATAATAAATTCCATGCCTGTagagtttttaattaattatgacATAAAATTTTTATGATACTTCAAAGAGTAAAAACAAAGATAGTCGTACAAAATCTCATACTTTTTGATTCGTAAAAGTTTTTAACCAATGCTACAAATGCAAATTATCTCCATTGCAGAATATAGTTCCTTTCCTTAATTTTATTTCGCGCATATTTAGCTATTTAAGCATTTGTTTTATATTTAGAGCTTTAGTCTTCGTCAAATTTTGCACATAGATATTTTCTATCTTGGTGGAAAGCATCGTTGAATTTGTATGATTTCTTTCAGGTTGTGGGGCGTCCATCGAACATGCCCCAAGCACAGTCCGTAATAGATGAAATTACCGAGGAAAGTAAACATTATAATCGTATTTACATTGCATCCATTCATCAAGATTTAACCGAGGATGACATTAAGTCTGTATTCGAAGCATTCGGTCCTATTACGTATTGCAAATTAGCACAAGGAAGTTCGCCACACCGGCACAAAGGTTATGGCTTTATCGAATACGAAACAATGCAAGCTGCTTTGGAGGCAATAGCGTCAATGAATTTGTTCGATTTGGGTGGTCAGTACTTACGAGTAGGCAGAGCTATCACACCACCAAATGCTCTTATGGGTCCACCCAGTGGAACCAGTATGATGCCTACTGCAGCGGCAGTTGCAGCCGCCGCTGCAACAGCAAAGATTCAAGCAATGGACGCGGTGGCTAGTAACGCTGTTGCTCTTGGTCTAACCAAACTCGGAGCTGCTGCACCACCGATATTGAATCAAGGTATATAGAagtttacaaaattttatatacagcgtattcggccacccctgggaaaaattttaatgggagattctagaggccaaaataagacagaaatcaagaatactaatttgttgattgaagcttcgttaaaaagttattaacgtttaaagttccaaacgtactgaatttttttttcgaaaatgcgcaggatttcgagggtatgtctattcaccaaaaattattgtaattgacccccgcaagcgacaataatttttccagaacgatttgaaatttttgaatttaattgttaataactttttaacgaagcctccatcaacaaattggtattcttgattttcgtcttattttggcttctaaaatcccccattagaatttttcccaggggtggccgaacaccctgtataatccacTTGTTTGGTCGATGATTTTATCAAATTATTTGTATCTATTTAACATTTGTTTACAGCATTGCCTGGTATAGTAAGACCCACACTTGCCCCTGCGACAATTATGGCACCGCCAACTATAGCAACAGTAGCACCAGTTATACCTCCACCTGGTATAGCTATACCACAAACTCTAACTCGACTACCGGCAATTATTCAACCGATACCTGGACAACCAGTTGTTATACCACCTCCAGCTGTCGTCACACCAACAATAGTAGGAACACCGGTTGTAAGTTTTTCACGATTTACTCTCGTTTACGTCAATTTTGTACTatacaatgaatttttttttgaatCGTTTTAAATATGACCGTTAGATACCAGTTACAACTACGACAAACTCCGATATAATGAGACGGGCGCAAGAACAGGCGGCACACCAAAAGCAACAGGAGGAACTACAAAAGAAATTACTAGAGGAGACAGAACCGCAAACGTTGCAACAACAGGAGAACATGTCGATTAAGGGGCAAAGCGCGCGTCACCTTGTTATGCAAAAACTTATGCGCAAAGTCGAGTCCCGTGTTGTTATTTTGAGAAATATGGTAGCCCCGGAAGACGTGGATGAAAGTTTACAAGAAGAAATCCAGGACGAGTGTTCGAAGTTTGGGGTTGTAGAAAGAGTTATTATTTATAATGAACGACAATCTGAAGACGACGAAGACGCAGAAGTTATCGTAAAGATTTTTGTTGAGTTCTCTCAAATGAGCGGTACGTGACTTGtactttttcaaattttaatttccaGTTATCTCTGTATTAAATAACCGATTACCGTTTCAGAGGCGGAACGTGCAAGAGATTCTTTAAATGGCCGCTATTTCGGTGGACGATTGGTAAAAGGAGAACTATACGATCAAGCTCTATTCGACAATAGCGATTTTTCTGGTTGATCAAAAAACATACATTTGTCGTGCATTGAATTCCGTCAatttctttcgaacgaaagaattTATGTCTCATGTTGACTGATattttgtacttcatcactagaaGTACTACTTCTTACAAACTTCAACGATTATAAGTCTGCCTCCTCgttaaaaagcccagactcgaatttcaatttttacattAACCTACGTTTAAAATCCGTAACTGTTCgttgttataaatatttaaacaatatttttcgaagacacaaattttattaaagctaataaaaatacaaaagaaTGACCTTTTTCGACAAAAGATTCAAGCCTGAATCAGTGTAATTATCGAAGTTTTGTAAGAGGATATTCCATTTAAATTTAGTATCGAGGCTGTTACTTTTGTTTATGTCAAGGATGGTACGATCGATGACGTAAAAAGATACCATACCTAATGTATGTATAGAAACATAGGATATTAATAAATTGTTTTATGCATAGACTATACTTCATACAAACAATAAATACGTAAATTATACATATATCGTAATACAAATAtatgttacaataaaatttgtacatatttattAGATATTTTATTGGCTCTGAACACACGAGttaattacattcatttttaaCTAAATTAGGTCAAATCAATCGTTCATTGATTTGTTAAACATAATTTAATTATGGTTTCTATTTCCGCTACTTATCTTGTTTGATAGTAACTTTATATTCTTCCTCGTACTCTTTGTACGACGGATATGAAGTTTGCGTTTTCGTGTTAACCGGCAATTCCGGTAAGTCGGTCTTGGTATGTGCATATTTCGCTTCTATTAGCGCAGCATTTTCCTTTTTGCTCATTGCTATGCGATAATTTTCTTCTACTTCCTCTTTTGTCGGAGGATTTATCCTACGAAATCTTAGCCACGCCTCCCATTCTGCAGGTATTtcctgatcaaatccagtatctTTGTCGACCGGCTCGAAATAACGAGATGGTCTCTTTTTTACAGAATTACTTGGAAGTGGTTTCTCGTAATATTTGGTTCCATAAAAATCTTCACCGATTAATTTTGCAGTTGGTTCTTTTAATCGTAAAGAACCAACAAAACATTTCCACAATATTTGTATTACGCCACGTTCCGGTTTAGTCATTTCACTAATATATTAGGACAACTTTAACTAAAAGGATCAAACAAATATGTATCATCGTAGAAGTTCCGTACTCTAAACTTCTTTATACGGTTAAACGAATTGATAATACAGATTTTGAGGGCTTTAgtttaacccatttgcatcataatgaaatatgagaaaattgcctttatcgccaatttttttttttttattatatttaagtaCAAAAATGATAAGAAAACTTCATATTTCAATACAAATAAATTGCAAATACGGGCTTTACGTCCATATACATGAAAT is part of the Colletes latitarsis isolate SP2378_abdomen chromosome 10, iyColLati1, whole genome shotgun sequence genome and harbors:
- the Hfp gene encoding poly(U)-binding-splicing factor hfp isoform X3, translating into MLRVYLILIFFVGNASEFLPGPIYDLNQIGQVVAGPGAKYLTLPGILGAGLPKITSEQQDTVNRAKKYAMEQSIKMVLMKQTLAHQQQQMASQRNQVQRQQALALMCRVYVGSISFELKEDTIRQAFLPFGPIKSINMSWDPVTQKHKGFAFVEYEIPEAAQLALEQMNGVMIGGRNIKVVGRPSNMPQAQSVIDEITEESKHYNRIYIASIHQDLTEDDIKSVFEAFGPITYCKLAQGSSPHRHKGYGFIEYETMQAALEAIASMNLFDLGGQYLRVGRAITPPNALMGPPSGTSMMPTAAAVAAAAATAKIQAMDAVASNAVALGLTKLGAAAPPILNQALPGIVRPTLAPATIMAPPTIATVAPVIPPPGIAIPQTLTRLPAIIQPIPGQPVVIPPPAVVTPTIVGTPVIPVTTTTNSDIMRRAQEQAAHQKQQEELQKKLLEETEPQTLQQQENMSIKGQSARHLVMQKLMRKVESRVVILRNMVAPEDVDESLQEEIQDECSKFGVVERVIIYNERQSEDDEDAEVIVKIFVEFSQMSEAERARDSLNGRYFGGRLVKGELYDQALFDNSDFSG
- the Hfp gene encoding poly(U)-binding-splicing factor hfp isoform X1 is translated as MNGAMAMAPTSQNSVEPPNKKPRVEGNASEFLPGPIYDLNQIGQVVAGPGAKYLTLPGILGAGLPKITSEQQDTVNRAKKYAMEQSIKMVLMKQTLAHQQQQMASQRNQVQRQQALALMCRVYVGSISFELKEDTIRQAFLPFGPIKSINMSWDPVTQKHKGFAFVEYEIPEAAQLALEQMNGVMIGGRNIKVVGRPSNMPQAQSVIDEITEESKHYNRIYIASIHQDLTEDDIKSVFEAFGPITYCKLAQGSSPHRHKGYGFIEYETMQAALEAIASMNLFDLGGQYLRVGRAITPPNALMGPPSGTSMMPTAAAVAAAAATAKIQAMDAVASNAVALGLTKLGAAAPPILNQALPGIVRPTLAPATIMAPPTIATVAPVIPPPGIAIPQTLTRLPAIIQPIPGQPVVIPPPAVVTPTIVGTPVIPVTTTTNSDIMRRAQEQAAHQKQQEELQKKLLEETEPQTLQQQENMSIKGQSARHLVMQKLMRKVESRVVILRNMVAPEDVDESLQEEIQDECSKFGVVERVIIYNERQSEDDEDAEVIVKIFVEFSQMSEAERARDSLNGRYFGGRLVKGELYDQALFDNSDFSG
- the Hfp gene encoding poly(U)-binding-splicing factor hfp isoform X2, yielding MNGAMAMAPTSQNSVEPPNKKPRVEGNASEFLPGPIYDLNQIGQVVAGPGAKYLTLPGILGAGLPKITSEQQDTVNRAKKYAMEQSIKMVLMKQTLAHQQQKNKLVLRQQVLLLMCRVYVGSISFELKEDTIRQAFLPFGPIKSINMSWDPVTQKHKGFAFVEYEIPEAAQLALEQMNGVMIGGRNIKVVGRPSNMPQAQSVIDEITEESKHYNRIYIASIHQDLTEDDIKSVFEAFGPITYCKLAQGSSPHRHKGYGFIEYETMQAALEAIASMNLFDLGGQYLRVGRAITPPNALMGPPSGTSMMPTAAAVAAAAATAKIQAMDAVASNAVALGLTKLGAAAPPILNQALPGIVRPTLAPATIMAPPTIATVAPVIPPPGIAIPQTLTRLPAIIQPIPGQPVVIPPPAVVTPTIVGTPVIPVTTTTNSDIMRRAQEQAAHQKQQEELQKKLLEETEPQTLQQQENMSIKGQSARHLVMQKLMRKVESRVVILRNMVAPEDVDESLQEEIQDECSKFGVVERVIIYNERQSEDDEDAEVIVKIFVEFSQMSEAERARDSLNGRYFGGRLVKGELYDQALFDNSDFSG
- the Hfp gene encoding poly(U)-binding-splicing factor hfp isoform X4 translates to MEQSIKMVLMKQTLAHQQQQMASQRNQVQRQQALALMCRVYVGSISFELKEDTIRQAFLPFGPIKSINMSWDPVTQKHKGFAFVEYEIPEAAQLALEQMNGVMIGGRNIKVVGRPSNMPQAQSVIDEITEESKHYNRIYIASIHQDLTEDDIKSVFEAFGPITYCKLAQGSSPHRHKGYGFIEYETMQAALEAIASMNLFDLGGQYLRVGRAITPPNALMGPPSGTSMMPTAAAVAAAAATAKIQAMDAVASNAVALGLTKLGAAAPPILNQALPGIVRPTLAPATIMAPPTIATVAPVIPPPGIAIPQTLTRLPAIIQPIPGQPVVIPPPAVVTPTIVGTPVIPVTTTTNSDIMRRAQEQAAHQKQQEELQKKLLEETEPQTLQQQENMSIKGQSARHLVMQKLMRKVESRVVILRNMVAPEDVDESLQEEIQDECSKFGVVERVIIYNERQSEDDEDAEVIVKIFVEFSQMSEAERARDSLNGRYFGGRLVKGELYDQALFDNSDFSG
- the Hfp gene encoding poly(U)-binding-splicing factor hfp isoform X5, with translation MASQRNQVQRQQALALMCRVYVGSISFELKEDTIRQAFLPFGPIKSINMSWDPVTQKHKGFAFVEYEIPEAAQLALEQMNGVMIGGRNIKVVGRPSNMPQAQSVIDEITEESKHYNRIYIASIHQDLTEDDIKSVFEAFGPITYCKLAQGSSPHRHKGYGFIEYETMQAALEAIASMNLFDLGGQYLRVGRAITPPNALMGPPSGTSMMPTAAAVAAAAATAKIQAMDAVASNAVALGLTKLGAAAPPILNQALPGIVRPTLAPATIMAPPTIATVAPVIPPPGIAIPQTLTRLPAIIQPIPGQPVVIPPPAVVTPTIVGTPVIPVTTTTNSDIMRRAQEQAAHQKQQEELQKKLLEETEPQTLQQQENMSIKGQSARHLVMQKLMRKVESRVVILRNMVAPEDVDESLQEEIQDECSKFGVVERVIIYNERQSEDDEDAEVIVKIFVEFSQMSEAERARDSLNGRYFGGRLVKGELYDQALFDNSDFSG
- the LOC143346114 gene encoding uncharacterized protein LOC143346114, translating into MTKPERGVIQILWKCFVGSLRLKEPTAKLIGEDFYGTKYYEKPLPSNSVKKRPSRYFEPVDKDTGFDQEIPAEWEAWLRFRRINPPTKEEVEENYRIAMSKKENAALIEAKYAHTKTDLPELPVNTKTQTSYPSYKEYEEEYKVTIKQDK